The following are from one region of the Candidatus Kapaibacterium sp. genome:
- a CDS encoding DUF2723 domain-containing protein, with amino-acid sequence MSSTAVRRGAAVFVFMVSAVTYIATLQPSVPFWDCGEFAAAIALQQVPHPPGAPLFLMLGKLFHLLPFGDPGWRINLMSALASAMASVFLYLLLVLVLERVWKTSVASLTDAMQVYGAATVGALALTFSDTVWFNAVESEVYALSLLFVAIVLYLGFLWYVRADEPGSERFLLLAAYLVGLSIGVHLLSILAVPGILYLVVFRKYGTDPAEARLRNPRYLLLWLGIPLGGFAIVYWGIAQWLPALLAGDLPFRTEAREHLVEDSPIVTLLTLAFLGVLGWQLYQAYRRQKALTVLVLSSLLAVVLGFTTYAHVLIRSNSHPPMNENEPTTLAQLISYLGREQYGETPWWPRRYRYNDPYYSQHYSKYGPWYPPQIERVQRRDGSVVPVPRWRRINLGGELRYLWEYQVQHMYIRYFLWNYVGRMSDVQDAPAAGPLATKKDALPYNYDSGYAGVFPVRFFALPFLLGLLGLFYHFNRDRRTGWVMLVSFLLMGVLAAIAQNQQLPQPRERDYFYVGSFLVFCFWIGLGAYRVTELLRQRLLKRLPAVAAAGGTVAALLAAPVNMAVGGWELHDRSGNYLPFDHSYNILQSCERDAILFTNGDNDTFPLWYLQDVAGVRRDIRVVNLSLGNTLWYIRQLKHREPHGAKRIPLSFPDEALESEDSPRALQPEVGEARNIAIPVRREILERFTQDSALLRDGHMRFTFIGMQWRQERGRMLYLFRVQDKLILDILQQTRFERPVYFSITVGSDAYAGLDRYLRLEGMVYRVCPVPQGAGQVGEAIEPRVMEACLFNVDNSDNYHTEPRYGFKFRNLNNPSVFYDEVHRRLITNYRMLYVRYAAHVLERQDSARAIAALDTMNHYISVEQFPPSYWLAYNIAQLYQRAGAREKARYFASLAAKAAELVATTPAIQERESAVQYYNPRWMAAEAYQLMGNYEQARLHLQQLLLEYPNDATVQARLNEVTLAALEAHGRYQEALDTAQAILARYEGSTDETLRSLVPQVRAHIDRLRQKLGDTAVGDTTPRF; translated from the coding sequence ATGAGCTCGACGGCGGTGCGGCGTGGTGCCGCAGTTTTTGTGTTTATGGTTTCGGCCGTGACCTACATTGCTACGCTGCAACCTTCGGTCCCTTTCTGGGACTGTGGGGAGTTTGCTGCAGCTATCGCCCTCCAACAAGTTCCCCACCCCCCAGGTGCACCGCTGTTCCTGATGCTTGGCAAGCTCTTCCATCTCTTGCCGTTCGGGGACCCTGGATGGCGGATCAACCTCATGTCTGCCCTCGCTAGTGCCATGGCTTCGGTCTTCCTGTACCTGTTGCTCGTGCTGGTGCTGGAGCGGGTGTGGAAGACCTCGGTGGCATCCCTTACCGATGCGATGCAGGTCTACGGGGCTGCAACGGTCGGAGCTTTGGCGTTGACCTTCAGTGATACGGTGTGGTTCAACGCTGTCGAGTCTGAGGTCTACGCCCTCTCACTGCTGTTCGTGGCGATAGTCCTCTACCTGGGCTTCCTCTGGTATGTCCGGGCTGATGAACCGGGCAGCGAACGCTTCCTGTTGCTGGCAGCCTACCTGGTAGGGCTCTCGATTGGCGTCCACCTACTCAGCATCCTAGCGGTTCCTGGGATTCTGTACTTAGTGGTCTTCCGCAAGTACGGGACGGATCCAGCAGAGGCCCGTCTGCGGAATCCACGCTACTTGCTGCTATGGCTCGGCATACCGCTTGGGGGATTCGCTATCGTGTACTGGGGGATCGCTCAATGGTTGCCGGCCCTTTTGGCTGGCGACCTACCCTTCCGTACAGAAGCACGGGAGCATCTCGTGGAGGACAGTCCAATCGTTACACTGTTGACGTTGGCCTTCCTTGGAGTTCTGGGGTGGCAACTGTACCAAGCGTATCGCCGCCAGAAAGCGTTGACGGTGCTCGTTTTGAGCTCGCTGCTGGCCGTAGTGCTGGGCTTCACGACGTACGCACATGTCCTGATTCGCTCGAACTCTCATCCCCCGATGAACGAGAACGAGCCAACGACGCTGGCGCAGCTCATCAGCTACTTGGGGCGGGAACAGTACGGAGAGACGCCATGGTGGCCACGGCGGTACCGGTACAATGACCCCTACTACTCGCAGCATTACTCCAAGTATGGCCCCTGGTATCCCCCCCAGATTGAGCGAGTTCAACGGCGGGATGGCTCTGTAGTCCCTGTTCCACGATGGCGGCGTATCAACCTGGGAGGGGAGCTGCGCTACCTCTGGGAGTATCAGGTCCAGCACATGTACATCCGCTACTTCCTGTGGAACTACGTGGGGCGGATGAGCGATGTCCAGGATGCCCCGGCCGCTGGTCCGCTAGCAACGAAGAAGGATGCGCTGCCCTACAACTACGACTCTGGATACGCCGGTGTCTTCCCTGTACGCTTCTTCGCTCTCCCGTTCCTTCTCGGGTTGCTCGGGCTCTTCTACCACTTCAATCGTGACCGTCGGACGGGCTGGGTGATGTTGGTGTCGTTCCTCCTGATGGGGGTGCTGGCGGCAATTGCCCAGAACCAGCAACTTCCACAGCCGCGAGAGCGGGATTACTTCTATGTGGGCTCCTTCCTGGTCTTCTGCTTCTGGATTGGGCTGGGAGCCTACAGGGTAACGGAGCTCTTACGTCAGCGCCTCTTGAAGCGGCTTCCTGCTGTGGCCGCTGCAGGTGGCACTGTGGCTGCATTACTGGCAGCTCCGGTCAACATGGCGGTCGGAGGTTGGGAACTCCACGACCGCTCGGGCAACTACCTGCCGTTTGATCACTCGTACAACATCCTGCAGAGCTGTGAGCGGGACGCAATCCTCTTCACGAACGGGGACAACGACACCTTCCCGCTATGGTACCTGCAGGATGTAGCTGGAGTCCGGCGCGACATTCGGGTGGTCAACCTCTCGCTCGGCAATACGCTCTGGTACATTCGCCAATTGAAGCATAGAGAGCCGCACGGGGCCAAGAGGATCCCCTTGAGTTTCCCCGACGAGGCTTTAGAATCGGAGGATTCGCCGCGGGCACTCCAGCCGGAGGTAGGGGAGGCTCGTAATATTGCTATTCCCGTACGCCGCGAGATTCTAGAGCGCTTCACTCAAGACTCAGCCCTCCTTCGCGATGGCCACATGCGTTTCACGTTTATCGGTATGCAGTGGCGGCAGGAGCGGGGGCGAATGTTGTACCTCTTCCGTGTGCAGGACAAGCTCATTTTGGACATCCTCCAGCAGACCCGCTTCGAGCGCCCCGTCTACTTCTCCATCACGGTAGGCTCGGATGCCTATGCGGGTTTAGACCGATATCTCCGCTTGGAGGGTATGGTCTACCGTGTCTGCCCTGTACCGCAAGGGGCTGGACAAGTAGGAGAGGCAATTGAGCCGCGTGTCATGGAGGCATGCCTCTTCAATGTTGACAATAGCGACAACTACCATACAGAGCCACGCTACGGCTTCAAGTTTCGCAACCTGAATAACCCGAGTGTCTTCTACGACGAGGTCCATCGGCGGCTGATCACGAACTACCGCATGCTCTACGTGCGGTATGCTGCCCATGTCTTGGAGCGTCAGGACTCAGCTCGGGCGATAGCGGCTCTGGATACGATGAACCATTACATCTCCGTTGAGCAATTCCCGCCTTCATACTGGCTAGCGTACAACATCGCTCAGCTCTATCAGCGTGCAGGCGCTCGCGAGAAGGCACGCTACTTCGCCTCTCTCGCTGCAAAGGCTGCGGAGCTCGTGGCCACAACACCTGCCATCCAGGAGCGGGAGTCAGCCGTGCAGTACTACAATCCTCGCTGGATGGCCGCGGAAGCCTACCAACTGATGGGTAACTACGAGCAGGCACGGCTCCATCTTCAGCAGCTTCTACTGGAGTATCCGAACGACGCGACGGTGCAGGCACGGCTCAACGAGGTCACGCTGGCTGCACTGGAGGCTCACGGTAGGTACCAGGAGGCTCTCGACACAGCTCAGGCTATTCTTGCTCGCTACGAGGGCTCTACAGATGAGACCCTGCGCTCGTTGGTTCCGCAGGTGCGAGCTCACATAGACCGACTCAGGCAGAAGCTTGGCGATACGGCGGTGGGGGATACTACCCCACGGTTCTAA
- the mrdA gene encoding penicillin-binding protein 2: MQPERSSLVRLNVVRGLLLAVAGIFVLRLAQLQLFRGQEYRERAEAQAIRKVIVHPPRGIIYDRSGVPLVENVPAFSVVVIPGEFPLERTPLLASLIGADSLQLRLQLDSARRHLATRFAPLRLVQDADFDVVAAVEEHLTNLPGVSVEVETRRTYRGPARLAHVLGYVRQVSPQHLERMGDYYRPGDPIGYTGIEASFEPFLRGEKGYRFVVVNALGQPVSAFREQRYDVPAREGFDVTLSVDTRLQAVAERLLEGRRGAIVALDPQTGEVLAMASAPDYDPEPLNRRHAGTYYAELLANPERPLFNRAIQSQYPPGSTWKPLVGLAALQDSLITEQTRIVCSGGFFYGGRLYRCHHAHGALTLVEALRVSCNVFFYQLGLRVGLERLHQVAALFGFGRPTGIDIPGEYRGILPSREFYDRRYGRRGWSEGGKLVNLGIGQGELSVTPLQMAVYAAALATGVVRQPHLVRAVYNKYTRQLQPLAYAERPLPLCPEALELVRQGMEEAVNAVGGTALAARLPGVVVCGKTGTAQNPHGNDHAWFIGFAPRQHPRIAFCVMVENAGFGGAVAAPMARQLLEAFFFGAQPDSVQSRPVTGVTAALQ, from the coding sequence ATGCAACCTGAGCGTTCAAGCCTCGTACGGCTGAACGTTGTTCGTGGCCTGTTGTTGGCGGTGGCGGGAATCTTCGTGCTGCGACTGGCGCAGCTACAGCTCTTCCGCGGCCAGGAGTACCGTGAACGGGCAGAAGCACAGGCTATTAGGAAGGTCATTGTCCATCCTCCGCGGGGTATCATCTACGACCGTTCGGGAGTACCTCTGGTGGAGAACGTGCCAGCCTTCTCCGTAGTAGTCATCCCAGGGGAGTTCCCACTGGAGCGAACCCCGCTCTTGGCCAGTTTGATAGGGGCAGACAGCCTCCAGCTCCGTCTACAGCTTGACTCAGCGCGGCGGCATCTGGCTACTCGGTTTGCTCCGCTGCGGCTCGTTCAGGACGCGGATTTTGATGTCGTCGCTGCAGTAGAGGAGCACCTCACCAACTTGCCCGGGGTTAGCGTTGAAGTGGAGACTAGGCGTACGTACCGCGGGCCAGCGCGCCTGGCACATGTTTTGGGCTACGTCCGCCAAGTCTCTCCCCAACACTTGGAGCGGATGGGGGATTACTATCGGCCTGGGGACCCAATCGGGTATACGGGGATAGAGGCCAGCTTTGAGCCATTCCTGCGAGGGGAGAAGGGATACCGCTTCGTCGTCGTCAACGCCCTGGGGCAGCCGGTCTCGGCCTTTCGCGAACAGCGGTACGATGTCCCTGCGCGCGAGGGGTTCGATGTTACGTTGAGCGTAGACACACGTCTGCAGGCAGTTGCAGAGCGGCTGCTGGAGGGGCGCCGTGGAGCCATAGTGGCTCTTGATCCTCAGACGGGAGAAGTGCTAGCGATGGCAAGTGCGCCAGACTATGATCCCGAGCCCCTCAACCGTCGGCATGCAGGGACCTACTACGCTGAGCTCTTGGCAAACCCTGAGCGTCCCCTCTTCAACCGTGCTATCCAGTCGCAGTATCCTCCAGGCTCTACGTGGAAACCACTCGTCGGTCTGGCCGCACTCCAGGACAGCCTCATTACTGAGCAGACACGGATTGTGTGCTCTGGTGGCTTCTTCTACGGTGGTCGGCTCTATCGGTGCCACCATGCCCATGGCGCACTGACACTCGTGGAAGCTCTGAGGGTTTCGTGTAACGTCTTCTTCTACCAGCTCGGACTGCGGGTGGGGCTGGAGCGGCTGCATCAGGTTGCGGCGCTGTTTGGGTTTGGGCGTCCGACGGGGATTGATATCCCTGGCGAGTACAGGGGGATTCTGCCGTCGCGCGAGTTCTACGACCGTCGTTATGGTCGGCGTGGCTGGAGCGAAGGGGGGAAGTTGGTGAACCTTGGGATTGGGCAAGGGGAGCTTAGTGTCACTCCCCTGCAGATGGCTGTATATGCTGCGGCGCTTGCCACGGGCGTCGTGCGCCAGCCCCATCTCGTTCGGGCGGTCTACAACAAGTACACTCGACAGCTCCAGCCTTTGGCGTACGCCGAGCGCCCTCTTCCGCTGTGCCCAGAGGCTCTAGAGCTCGTCCGGCAGGGCATGGAGGAGGCCGTCAATGCAGTAGGGGGGACAGCCCTTGCAGCACGTCTTCCTGGAGTTGTGGTGTGCGGCAAGACTGGCACGGCCCAGAATCCCCATGGGAATGATCATGCCTGGTTCATCGGATTTGCACCCCGGCAGCATCCTCGGATTGCCTTCTGCGTGATGGTAGAGAACGCAGGGTTCGGAGGCGCTGTCGCAGCCCCAATGGCTCGGCAGCTGCTGGAGGCTTTCTTCTTCGGGGCGCAGCCAGACTCGGTGCAAAGCCGTCCAGTTACCGGGGTGACGGCAGCACTCCAGTAG
- a CDS encoding O-antigen ligase family protein → MQGTGRRERPIGDELPLGFVVALLSVPAGLAGLAVALREELVAAFAVAGLGLTVLLFHRPLLWLFVVALSLAPLTLLQGPTVQPEEVVLVLWLLAGVVGWIGWHVLIQRRQLVEHWGDKLLLLFLGLSTLNLPIALLNDVPIEEWLRRWLPMWLLLYYFPVRYYIRTPRQLLVLLAALLIAGLVVALFSLQRYRAGAMLAEYAYQLRGKYARTQAEHFLAFAILGCIVGAAFLRSLLWRVLLLVCAIVMGAAVVVTFSRTAWMSVAIGLLAAWLWLSWRQRLRAVIAGGALIGISIAVVAVAFPALSSVLLRLAEQRFLSIGQGQRDLAIRGRLEQLGRALEEVVRFPLGGQGIGKAFPYYEPAVFRHIHYEYIHNGYVATAYRYGVPMALLLIAALVGHLWYGIRQLRRLAPDSVARMVTLLGVAGMLSAMLSLMMMENPLDMRATTMVLLWTLALLNLRQPLADAT, encoded by the coding sequence ATGCAGGGGACGGGGCGTCGGGAACGGCCGATAGGAGATGAACTCCCGCTGGGGTTCGTTGTAGCACTCCTCTCAGTGCCAGCGGGGTTAGCTGGACTTGCTGTAGCGCTTCGTGAAGAGTTAGTGGCTGCCTTCGCAGTAGCAGGGCTTGGACTGACGGTGCTGCTCTTCCATAGACCGCTCCTGTGGCTCTTTGTGGTTGCTCTCTCCCTGGCACCGTTGACCCTGTTGCAGGGTCCAACAGTCCAGCCGGAGGAAGTAGTGCTGGTGCTCTGGCTGCTTGCTGGGGTGGTCGGGTGGATTGGCTGGCACGTCCTCATCCAGCGTCGGCAGCTCGTGGAGCACTGGGGCGACAAGCTGCTGCTGCTCTTCTTGGGGCTCTCCACCTTGAATTTGCCGATTGCGCTCCTCAACGATGTGCCGATAGAGGAGTGGCTGCGGCGGTGGCTGCCGATGTGGCTCCTGCTCTACTACTTCCCTGTGCGTTACTACATTCGGACGCCGCGCCAGTTGCTGGTTCTGCTGGCAGCCCTGTTAATTGCTGGCCTAGTCGTTGCCCTCTTCTCGCTCCAGCGGTACCGCGCAGGGGCTATGCTGGCAGAGTACGCATACCAGCTCCGCGGGAAGTACGCTCGGACACAAGCCGAGCACTTCCTGGCTTTCGCCATCCTCGGGTGCATCGTTGGAGCAGCCTTCCTGCGGTCCCTCCTCTGGCGCGTCTTGCTCCTGGTGTGTGCCATCGTCATGGGGGCTGCAGTCGTGGTGACGTTCTCCCGGACGGCCTGGATGTCAGTAGCGATTGGCCTTCTGGCTGCATGGTTGTGGTTGTCGTGGCGTCAGCGGCTGCGGGCAGTGATCGCTGGGGGTGCGCTCATAGGGATCAGCATAGCGGTGGTTGCAGTAGCATTCCCCGCACTCTCTTCGGTACTTCTGCGCCTAGCTGAACAACGCTTCCTCTCGATCGGTCAGGGGCAGCGCGATTTGGCTATACGTGGCAGACTAGAGCAGCTCGGCAGAGCTCTGGAGGAGGTAGTCCGTTTCCCGCTGGGTGGGCAAGGCATCGGCAAGGCCTTCCCGTACTACGAGCCGGCAGTCTTCCGCCACATCCACTACGAGTACATCCACAACGGTTACGTAGCGACGGCCTACCGGTACGGCGTGCCAATGGCACTGCTGCTGATTGCAGCGTTGGTAGGACATCTGTGGTATGGCATTCGGCAACTCCGGAGGTTGGCTCCGGATTCGGTTGCCCGCATGGTCACTTTGCTTGGGGTTGCTGGAATGCTGAGCGCGATGCTCTCGCTTATGATGATGGAGAATCCGCTGGACATGCGTGCAACGACGATGGTCCTCCTGTGGACGCTGGCGTTGTTGAACCTTCGGCAGCCTCTTGCGGATGCAACCTGA
- the dxs gene encoding 1-deoxy-D-xylulose-5-phosphate synthase: protein MTDWTGYRYLPLINSPEDLRKLPESALRDVCAEVRRYLIDVITQVGGHFGAGLGVVELTVALHYVFNTPKDKLVWDTGHQGYPHKILTGRRDELWTIRQRGGISGFLKRSESPYDVFGAGHASTSISAALGIATARDMMGRDFKVVAIIGDGAMTGGLAYEAMNNCGLQQRDLIVILNDNRMSIAPNMWALSNYFTQIFASPLGLKARKAARELTERMDEVGDRLRRLLSRVESGVKAIITPGMLFEALGFKYFGPVNGHNVHLLVRLLRSLREMRGPVLLHVITQKGKGYAPAEQDRQNLHAIGKIDKITGKPFSAPSDKPKPPLYQTVFGQAMVELCERDRRIVGITAAMPDGTGLSILQERFPDRVFDVGIAEAHAVTFAAGLATEGMLPVCAIYSTFLQRAFDQIVHDVAIQRLHVVFALDRAGVVGQDGPTHHGMLDLAYLRIIPGMVVMAPKDEQELRNMLYSALYCYTDGPVALRYPRGHGVGVPLGPMVPLPLGKAEVLRQGEDVAIVAIGKPVMEALRAAELLKEQGIQAEVVNARFAKPLDTDLLDELCERHSLLVTVEDGQVLGGFGSAVLEYVGQRYNRRVDVMLHGIPDCFVEHATPEEQYRELRLDAQGIAQVVCEALKRHSPKRRWTRRFFAFQR from the coding sequence ATGACCGACTGGACTGGATACCGTTACCTTCCCCTCATCAACTCGCCGGAGGACCTTCGGAAGCTACCCGAGAGCGCCCTTCGAGATGTCTGCGCGGAAGTGCGCCGCTACTTGATTGACGTCATCACGCAAGTTGGGGGGCATTTCGGGGCCGGACTGGGGGTGGTGGAGCTAACAGTCGCGCTCCACTACGTCTTCAACACCCCGAAGGATAAGCTCGTCTGGGACACAGGCCACCAGGGGTACCCTCACAAGATCCTCACAGGGCGCCGTGACGAGTTGTGGACGATTCGGCAACGCGGCGGGATTTCGGGATTCCTCAAGCGCAGTGAAAGTCCCTACGACGTCTTCGGAGCGGGGCATGCCAGCACTAGCATCTCCGCCGCGCTTGGCATTGCCACTGCTCGCGACATGATGGGTCGCGACTTCAAGGTCGTCGCCATCATCGGCGATGGTGCGATGACGGGAGGCCTGGCCTACGAGGCAATGAACAACTGCGGACTCCAGCAGCGCGACCTCATCGTCATCCTCAACGACAACCGCATGTCCATAGCCCCCAACATGTGGGCGCTTTCCAACTACTTCACCCAAATCTTCGCCTCGCCGCTCGGTCTGAAAGCCCGCAAGGCAGCGCGAGAACTTACGGAGCGGATGGATGAGGTTGGAGACCGCCTCCGCCGGTTGCTGTCCCGGGTGGAGAGCGGGGTAAAGGCCATCATTACGCCAGGCATGCTCTTTGAGGCGCTGGGCTTCAAGTACTTTGGGCCAGTCAATGGCCACAACGTTCACCTCTTGGTTCGCTTGCTCCGCTCCCTGCGAGAGATGCGCGGCCCGGTCCTCCTGCACGTCATCACCCAAAAAGGCAAAGGGTATGCACCAGCAGAGCAGGACAGGCAGAACTTGCACGCTATCGGCAAGATAGACAAGATCACCGGCAAGCCTTTCTCTGCTCCATCGGACAAGCCCAAGCCACCGCTCTACCAGACCGTGTTTGGGCAGGCAATGGTAGAGCTCTGTGAGCGGGATCGGCGCATTGTCGGGATCACTGCTGCAATGCCTGATGGGACGGGGCTCAGCATCCTCCAGGAGCGTTTCCCAGACCGCGTGTTCGATGTTGGGATCGCTGAGGCCCATGCCGTCACGTTTGCGGCAGGGTTGGCAACAGAAGGAATGCTCCCTGTGTGCGCGATCTACTCCACCTTTCTGCAACGGGCCTTCGACCAGATTGTCCACGACGTCGCCATTCAGCGCCTCCACGTCGTCTTTGCATTAGACCGCGCTGGCGTAGTTGGGCAGGACGGCCCTACACACCACGGGATGCTGGACTTGGCGTACTTGCGGATCATCCCGGGCATGGTCGTCATGGCCCCGAAGGACGAGCAGGAGCTCCGCAATATGCTCTACTCCGCGCTCTACTGCTATACGGACGGGCCAGTAGCGCTGCGTTATCCTCGCGGGCACGGAGTGGGGGTACCACTCGGGCCAATGGTCCCTCTTCCGCTGGGGAAGGCGGAGGTCCTACGGCAGGGGGAGGATGTGGCAATCGTAGCTATCGGTAAGCCTGTCATGGAGGCACTTCGAGCAGCAGAGCTCCTAAAGGAGCAGGGGATCCAAGCGGAAGTAGTCAATGCTCGTTTTGCTAAGCCCTTGGACACAGACTTGCTAGACGAGCTCTGTGAGCGGCACTCGCTCCTCGTTACCGTCGAGGATGGGCAAGTCCTGGGTGGGTTTGGTTCCGCCGTCCTGGAGTATGTCGGGCAGCGGTACAACCGCCGTGTGGATGTGATGCTCCACGGGATTCCGGACTGCTTCGTGGAGCATGCAACCCCAGAGGAGCAGTACCGAGAGCTCCGTTTGGATGCACAGGGGATTGCCCAGGTCGTCTGTGAAGCCTTGAAGCGTCACAGTCCGAAACGGCGGTGGACACGCCGCTTCTTTGCCTTCCAGCGCTAA
- a CDS encoding OmpA family protein encodes MRKPVLIVSVGAAITVAAAQQPALRQWTSLGLWGAVGANFHAPDLQVGGGVYNRSATGVGWGIGGSVTFPLSSAVGLGVRVGYEALGAELKSTTDTALGTRIGAVELFPHALIWLGRFYIPAGVELGIGAGASYQRQGQTTWQDIPDQALRFALGAGIGWALPLSRSVTLAPEVGLRVPLTDVSSADAWSPWKVTQLRLTVGLHFGIAPTEPRSPTPEPLAPTVALTSQVRRLTIEEVRLTEYFPLLPYIFFPQGQASLANAGYRLTASKAEFSVAQLPMDALEVNRSILDVLGKRLTEYPTARLTLTGTTDGRQEAWDAELPRNRAEAIRQYLVTTWGIAPDRIAVQGRRYPQKPSATRSTVPEDRRDADAENRRVEVSSNVPEVLAPVALTAENQRYVRPEVVSWDLQLSAATPIASWELVLSQAGQTIDSIRGQGQPSSPLVWHVPAAKLRAGELPLEYVFRVTDARGRTAETVGSIPVDYVSTLRKRAERLPDRTVVRFSLVLFDFDSDALTPENQQVLEQLVLPSIQATSRVRIVGYTDRIGEEQYNQELSLRRAQRVRDFLSARVPGAQYEVAGYGESLLLFDNNDPIGRQLCRTVQITVETPGGTTP; translated from the coding sequence ATGCGGAAACCTGTGCTGATCGTCTCTGTTGGAGCAGCAATCACCGTCGCGGCGGCGCAGCAGCCGGCTCTGCGGCAGTGGACCTCTCTCGGACTCTGGGGGGCTGTAGGGGCGAACTTCCATGCGCCAGACCTTCAGGTGGGCGGTGGGGTCTACAATCGGAGTGCAACAGGGGTAGGATGGGGAATTGGAGGCTCGGTGACCTTCCCTCTGAGTTCTGCAGTGGGGTTGGGAGTGCGCGTCGGCTATGAGGCATTGGGTGCGGAGCTGAAGTCCACAACCGACACTGCGCTGGGGACTCGAATCGGCGCTGTAGAGCTCTTTCCGCACGCCTTGATCTGGTTAGGGCGATTCTACATCCCTGCAGGGGTTGAGCTCGGAATTGGTGCAGGGGCTTCTTACCAGCGACAAGGGCAGACGACGTGGCAAGATATCCCCGACCAAGCCCTTCGGTTTGCTCTCGGGGCCGGGATTGGGTGGGCGCTACCCTTGAGCCGTTCGGTGACATTGGCCCCAGAAGTTGGGCTTCGGGTACCGTTGACGGATGTCTCCAGTGCAGATGCATGGAGTCCATGGAAAGTGACGCAGCTACGGCTCACCGTCGGTCTCCATTTTGGGATTGCCCCTACAGAGCCGAGATCTCCAACCCCTGAGCCTTTGGCTCCAACAGTCGCCCTTACGTCGCAGGTTCGACGCCTGACGATCGAAGAGGTGCGGCTGACGGAATACTTCCCACTGTTGCCGTACATCTTCTTCCCTCAGGGCCAGGCATCGCTAGCCAACGCGGGATATCGGTTGACGGCATCTAAGGCAGAGTTTTCCGTAGCCCAACTGCCGATGGACGCGCTTGAGGTTAACCGCTCCATACTGGACGTCCTCGGCAAGCGGCTCACGGAGTATCCAACGGCACGTTTGACACTCACGGGGACAACTGATGGGCGCCAGGAGGCTTGGGACGCTGAGCTGCCCCGTAACCGTGCCGAGGCCATCAGGCAGTACTTGGTAACGACGTGGGGAATTGCTCCTGATCGAATTGCTGTTCAAGGACGGCGATACCCGCAGAAGCCTTCGGCTACTCGCTCTACTGTTCCTGAGGACCGTCGAGATGCCGACGCGGAGAACCGTCGGGTTGAGGTCAGCTCGAATGTGCCAGAGGTGCTAGCGCCTGTTGCGCTAACGGCGGAAAATCAGCGCTACGTCCGTCCTGAAGTTGTGTCCTGGGACCTTCAGCTCTCTGCGGCTACCCCCATTGCGTCGTGGGAGCTGGTGCTCAGCCAGGCGGGACAGACAATCGACAGTATCCGTGGTCAAGGGCAGCCGAGCTCTCCGCTCGTGTGGCACGTTCCGGCTGCAAAGCTTCGGGCCGGAGAGCTACCGCTGGAGTACGTCTTTCGTGTTACTGACGCTCGAGGGAGGACAGCCGAGACAGTAGGCTCCATCCCGGTGGACTACGTCTCCACCCTTCGGAAGCGAGCAGAGCGACTCCCTGATCGCACAGTGGTACGCTTTAGCTTGGTCCTGTTCGACTTCGACAGCGATGCCCTGACGCCCGAGAACCAGCAGGTGCTAGAACAGTTGGTGCTGCCCTCTATCCAAGCCACTTCCCGGGTGCGAATTGTGGGGTATACAGACCGCATTGGAGAGGAGCAGTACAACCAGGAACTATCCCTCCGCCGGGCCCAGCGTGTACGCGATTTCCTGTCTGCACGTGTACCAGGAGCGCAGTATGAGGTTGCGGGCTACGGGGAGAGTCTGCTCCTCTTCGACAACAACGACCCAATTGGACGCCAGCTCTGCCGGACCGTCCAGATCACGGTTGAGACCCCCGGCGGCACAACTCCATGA